Part of the Citrus sinensis cultivar Valencia sweet orange chromosome 2, DVS_A1.0, whole genome shotgun sequence genome, GCAACCAAAACTCTGCTCCAGTTTGGTGAAATCAATTGTTTTCCTTACATGTTTTAAAACCCTCCAAACCcgcttaattttaataatatttcattgattgtcatttttgtttttttgccTCAAAATAAGTGCTAAATATAAAATCCATTGCTTTTCTGTCTTAAATTAAACTAGTTATAGTACCATGAAAAGATGCAAAGTCAAGATAATTATATTAGGTTAcacaaaaaaagaattgttgaCTCAAAAGAgagggagggaaaaaaaaagaggagtCTTGTacatctcaaaattttattttaaaattttatctcaagTGATATaacatttatcaattaaatggtgagatgataataattaattcatatgaaagttgttaaaattattaattactaaatgAATAATGATACATCCATGCCACaatatttgagataaaattttaggaaaaagGTCTTAGATGTTCAAGGAGCAGTTCTCCTCATCCATTTATTACTTGCCACATGAGTATGTGTATATTATCATGATTAGTTGAATCATACACATGACAATGAATAAATGGAAAAGGAATAGTGCTCCAATAACACtcaaaaatttcttaattttagaatGTCTGTTGTtactagaaaagaaaataaaagtttatagCCAAATCAATGCTCTGACATTGCTAAGCTTTTTGCCTCAACCTTCTAGAATTAGCAATTGACTAAATACAGCAGATTAAGCCATAgctttttttccccttgtGTGAAGGAGGGGACCTGAATTGCATGATTAGGCTTGATGGAGTACCGTTCCACTATAAATTGTCCtctataaattattgttaCCGACATTTAGTATGATCATGAtcttaattttagaattcattTTCAATGTTCAAAAGCCAAACAAACTTGATTATCCCCACTTGTCGAGCTATCAATGTCTTGATAATATATCAACTCATTTCAACTTCTTTATGCATTCTTTCTCAGATCTCCAAATATACTTATTGTTTATATGTCCATCGATCCATAGgggtttcttttcttgtaCAGCATGCACACTTGCGGTTGTTATATAATCTCTCTCATACTCATACATTAACACTAACCATCCTTTTAATAATACTATTCTCAATGCACGAAACAACTCTTGAGTCCGTTTCCCTTCTTCTTCCGCAACCATACGGATCACGTGGGTGTCTTTTAACCCTACcctttttactttattgtctGAATTGCTACATGCTTATGGTCATTTGTCAATTTGACCAAGACAAGTTTgagcatatttttaattataaatatgggTAGATTTTACTcggaaaaaacaaaacaaaattaattgttatcaacttcttattcagATTATATATTATGAGTGATTTAATGTGTTCGGGAAGATGGTCAGCATCTAAATATTGttaggaaattaaaatatattaagcTTGAAATCTTGCCggtaaagtttttttttttttttttcttcaaatatatCGAATCGTATAGGTATTTATTAAGGTGATTGGCTGATAGCTGCAACCATCATTGCCAtggttgttattttatttagttcatTACGAAATGGGTTTTGAAGTCTTTAGCGTATTCAGTCAGAATAGTGTTCCAGCCACTCGGAAATTTAGAGAAGTTTGAAAGTAACTTAGCCGGTTCCACTGTTTCCAGCAtgtttggtttattttttaaacaattttacGTACGACTtgcatgttttaaaatttaaagttcatCACTTGGATCCAAAAAGCAATCCTTGTGTGTGTTTAggtttaattatatatgaatgTACAACTACAACACCACCAgtttttatgttgatgacattcAAATTAAGTTTTACAACACTAGACCATacataatacatatataatatagttagaaaataaagaacaaaatttaGGGTTACCTAAATTTAAACTCAAATACGGGACTTAGTTGTAATCAACACAAATACATGTAAAATTTTTCctctataattaaaaacaatggAGTGTGTTTTGTGGTTTTGGCCAGctgtgttttatatatattaacattaaaattttgaccaaAAACACCTCTAGCATTGCAAAGCCAGTTTGTCTATTTCTAAAAATTcaagcaacaaaataattaattgcatAAATTTCATGAAGTTTTATATCATTTGAGTACGTACGCAAAGAGaggaatgaaataatttgttttgggCATTGCCTTTCTAATGgcaccaagaaaaaaaaaataaaaaaaaaaataaggacaTCGATTTCCATgctttagaaattaaataatgagggaagatgaagtgTTCAAGTGATGATCGAAGTCTTCACTTCAAACCGACAAACATATTTATTGCAAAGACGCGAGTCTTAATTTGACAATAACATAACTTGACTTCAGTTGCTTTTGGTAGCTGCCCAGCTGTATTTGGTAATATATCATACCGATCCCAAATCATCAGATATATGGACgtgttgattaatttattagtggGAGGGgtgtgtcttttttttttttttttttcattttacaatttGTAGCTTTCATGATtacttattaatttcaaatttgtcgGAGtacttaattttcttattcttttgataatctcacaataattaataaatatcaaaataaatgtatatgtgatatatttttattttatagtatcGATATTTGTTATGGTTGATTAAGACATTCTTGTCAAGTAACTCTTTAGTTGAGTTGGTTGATATTTGATATCTTCTTCTCTTGTCTATTCTGTGAAAAGTTAAgggtttgtttgatttttgtgTAAAGtctgaatcttttttttttttacatttacaattttcattttatttatttttttatcacttaTATCTTATTATAAGATGTTGAGATtcgaatgaaaaaaattaaatattctgacttttatttaaatagaaaaataaataaatataactttaatattttctctcattaatgttattattaaataaatttatttcttattatatgaattatccttttattatttttttatgtatcctttttttgttatatacgTGTATTCaactatgtttttttttttttttttttggcttttgagCATGAGGGATTTTAAGCATAATAGAACTTTAGGTGAgtgtaatttataatttggtcCATCTTTTCGTGTTtgtatttactatttttataatatattttgaattttatttaatacattaattttaattttaatgattaaacAATTCTTGATTGACTTATgtaattaacaagaaaaaatatcaatataatatactaaaataacaatataaatataatatattatgtattagatacatattttatttttcttaaatacatattttatttttcatgctttgttaaggtaaatattatcatttttttactaatcaaataacttatttataacTTGCCACATGTTTACccaaaaaatataagtattgttaatatttatgagattatatatgtcaaaatatcatatttcaaatgttttcttttgaaaaacaaacaacttaatgttgtgcaaattttaatgtactcgcaagcgcacgaatctattgtagtatagactaatggtgacgaatgtcgatcccacgaggaggtggatttttaattatatatagaaataattttgtaaatgggtggttggaattgtggtggaagtgatttaaaatatgctaaaattggaattgcaatgacGAAAATAAATTGTAGAGAAAATcgattaaattgacgtacttgggtatctggatccgtatcaacatgcatcatgggctaaataatccgtattaatgccaattaaatcatgaggggggaatccacacctcatgaaccacgctctaatcaatatggtgctaagggcttatcgtgccaaataataataaccttatactagagagccggtgtaaccaaggcggtatctagacaagattattattatttgtcgacgagaagtcaaaacatccacaaaaactagaggggaagagaaaataaatttaccaaattaagcccatgacacatgttgagacttcaccttcaagccaagcttgaaagaaaattagctactcataattgaattaggggcaaaaagggaatttattaaaatacaaagaaaatacaagatggagaaggaattacagaaaatggatttagagatatccaattagggggggggaggccccctttttatagatacatggagtaaatcatggccatcggattaaaaacagtttggacgctcaggattgcgccacgtcatcagtcaacagtccacagtttgaccacgtggatgaacagtaacacggtttgacccggatgaacagtaacacggtttggttgaaaataatcctgtgtaatgcatgcaccgtacgcgagatttttcgtccactgatatgctgccacgtcaccatcaacagtacataagaattttagtccaacaggatcgtgacacttcatcagtcaatgccacatcatcggtcaatgccacgccatcgatccgtctatgtgaacagtgccgtgaacagtaacatatacagtaccgtatacgtgaatagtaccgtacatgtgaatagtgccatttttccttttatgctcctcctaaggttttcgatcgtcctgagttcaaaagtgatgtccgttttgccgtctgatctcttctttattgtgaaatgactataatgcccataaaatacttaattaaaataacacacACGTAATTacatcacaagaaggttaaatacataaaagtaagagttgttagtaaaacttgaaatgtaaaatgatggttttctcctttataaatatacattttctaacactcaacacttaacacttatattcatatattaaaaacagaaaaacaaatatgttATTCAGACATATGTATTCAGACTTATTTAAACTTCAGTTAAATTTAGACCCATTCagattttaaacaaaaaaaaaaaaaaagaatgctGCCTAAATCTCTTCATAATTGTGAGAGCCATAtttggaaacaaaaaaattaagactctctcttgtaaattttttgaactactattttttcttatagattaaaaaaaaaaaaagtttttatgCTGATTTTTCACAGATTGATTCTAACTAAGGGATACATAATTTTCTTGAGGGGAGATGTTTTGGATCAAAGaagaataatacaaataaaaaatattgcaagaaATTTGTAtaggtaaaaaataaataaataaagctatTTGAAAACTACTGAGCCAAACCCATGTATAatcaagattaattatattttcatatatattatatgtagTTATCATCATCTTATGTTGTCGGTTATAAATTAGTTCAGCTAAAATTTTCAGATcattcgaaaaaaaaaacgttaGTTCTCTTGAAACTGCCACtttcattgttttatttttattcatggACAAATCGAAAGAATTAATACTTTAAAAAACAGTAGTCCCGTAGCAAAGCAACATTGGGCACACAAATCAGTCTTCTAGGATACTATATGCATATGAATTACAAAGATACTTGAGCCCATAACAATGTCAAATCAAGCTATTGCCTATTTGTGAAACGGTGAACTAATTGTACGAcgaaagagaaataaaaattaatctaattaacATAATACTTCTACAAGGTGCATCtttccaaaattcaaaagaataaaattcagctccagaaagtaaatttaatcaagCTTTTCTAAGAATTCATACTACtattccctttttttttaaaaaaaaaatttaatggacaAATGATACCGATATGTACCCCCTAAACTTGGTAAAACTATCACGTATTAACACCCTTGCAATTCACTATACCCTTTTCTGTTgcttaaaattcttaaaatgaTAAGTCAATTACCTTTAACTGATGTGatcattcaataaaaataaaaaataaaaaaattgcatcTTTATGAAAAGAATTCGATAAGATAGACAtaatatgatttaaataagaaatataacaTACTCgtattggattttttttcctttaaatataATAGGGCTATTCCGTCACTTTTAGAGCAGGtctaacttattattttttttttaatgctggtaaattataagaaaatagtgcttttatttttcttttcttggaaAGTTGCTTTTTGTATTGCCTTGAAAAGTTGAAATAGTATAGTGTCTtgggaaaattttaattttactatttgctagaaataaatgcaaagttagaaaaaaaaaaaaaagggacaaAAAACCGTTTGTGGTTAGTAAAAATCCAAAGTTAGCgaattgacttttttttttcgagggcaagaaaatcaaattgttttcatttttaatacgGAAACTTCATTTTACAGATACAaacatgtaatttatttttaacatataaatCGTTTTTCATAAGTGCTAGCATATTTTCATtctcaaaaatgaaaacaattttcttattattgcCAAATTTCCTGATTGGGTTAATTCTAAAAACACGTCAACTAAATGTTTGATAGACTTTATGAATCTATTTcttataattaacaattactAATTCCATTTtgcaagaattattaaaataagctTTCAATAATTAAGACCCAATATACCCTGggcataataaaatagaaaatgatgaaggaataaaaatatgataaaagtaaaaacatttatgtgaatttttttaaattttttttaatgattttacatttttcttttaaaaaaatttctcaaagttaactaaaaaatttttgtcattgtTTTGTCCAGTTAGCATTTGCTCAGGTAAAATTGGGCTCCAAAGTTAGGACACCGTAACACAAAAATGCAAAACTTTACACAGAAAGCCATGGGAGCTGTATAGAAGCGAAGAAGAAAGTTATGCTTGTGATCAATCGCCAGCTAAAACCCacaacaaaatatcaaaattgccattttatcaaacacttaaACACATGGGCTTTAGCCATAAAAGATGCTTCCTCATCCAACAACGCCATGCAACTTTTCTCACAAATGCATCGCCAATCGGTTCCCTCCGATAGTTTCTCTATACTCCACATTCTCAAATCATGCACCCATTTCAACAATCTCACTGTTATTCACCACCTCCACTCTCATATTCTCAAACTAGGTTTCATTTCCCACGTATACGTGGCCACTTCTCTTCTCCATGAGTACGTAGTTACGTCATTCGGGTTCGCACGTAAACTGTTCGATGAATTGCCTGAGAGAAATGCTGTCACGTGGAATACGATGATAAAAGGGTATTCAAAGTCTGGCAACGTTTGCGAAGCGCGTGACTTCTTCGAACGGATGCCCTTGAGGAATGTTGCATCGTGGTCTGCCATGATTGCTGCGTATTTGAATGCCGGTGCTTATGATCCTGGGTTGAAGCTTTTTCGAGAAATGATTAGCAACGAGGGGCTAACACCTGACCAAATGACAATTGGAGCAGTTCTTTCAGGATGTTCTCACTTGGGTTCTGTTGGTTTATTGATGGGGAAATCTGCTCACGGGTTCATAGTAAAAAACGAGTGGGAGTTGAATGAGCAAATTGCAACCATTTTGGTTGACATGTACGCAAAGTGCGGTTTCTTAAAGTATGCCCTCATGGTTTTTGAATTGATGGAGGAAAGGAATGTGATTTCCTGGACTGCATTGATTTGTGGGTCGGCACATCGTGGTTATAGTGAGGATGCATTGTCTTTGTTCGAAATGATGCAAGCAACGGGAGTGAAACCTAATGAAATGACGTTCACAGGGGTTCTTACTGCGTGCGTGCATACGGGGTTAGTGGATGAGGGGCGAAAGTATTTCAAGATGATTGATGAAGAGTATGATTTGGAGCCAAGAATTCAGCATTATGGATGCATGGTTGACTTGTTTGGCAAGGCAGGGTTTTTGGAGGAAGCTTATGAGGTTATTAGAACAATGAGGCTTGAACCCAATGTTATTATCTGGGGTTCTTTCCTGGCTGCTTGTAAGGAGCATAAGCAGTTTGACATGGCTGAAAGAGTGATTAAGCAGGCATTAAGGATGGTAAAGCCAGAGAATGATGGCGGGGTTTTCACTCTTATTTGTGATTTATATACTATGAATGAGAAGTGGGAAGGTGCAGAGAGGGTGAGGAAATTAATGCTCAACCAAAATGTGAGGAAGGCTAGGGGATCTAGTGTCATCGCATTACCTGAACCTGATCGTCACAGCAACTGTCATCATCCTAGGAGAATTTGTTATGCTTAATTAGTTCTGCTTTCAGTCGTTGACTCTATTTTGTACATTATTTACATTCTTAAGTTGTTACTGTTGTACAGAAAGAGTAGTCTATCAGTATAATCAttctttagctaatttgatttcaactttaattttacTGGCGAACGAGCTAAGAGCTCTAACGTGTTTGAACAATACTATCTTGTGCCACTGTGCGAGGAATGATCTTTAATTTCATGACCATCGAACATACTCTCTTACAGCTCATACGATCCTATTTTGAGCGAACATAAGAAgatcatttcaatttttttaaagagaaaaaaaaaaagaaaagaaagagaacaTAAGAAGATGAAACCGAATTACATCCATGGAGGAGGAAGAAATAATTCATCATTGTGCGTTCGTCCTACTACTTGGTAGCATAGAAGTATTTAAAGGCTCCGGCGGTTCGGCCTTTGAGTTGAatttcattagggatggcaatagggcggggtgggggtggggatgCCTACCCCATTctcccattaaaaatttttgccTCCATTCCCCACCCTATttcccaataaatttagtgggttGGGGATGGAGAATCCCCACGTGGGGAATGATTCCTCTATCCCCACCCAATTcctcatttacttattttatagtagatataaaaatttgatttcagtaaattaaaatttagagacttaaaataaaaccatc contains:
- the LOC102612926 gene encoding pentatricopeptide repeat-containing protein At5g66520-like, with amino-acid sequence MLVINRQLKPTTKYQNCHFIKHLNTWALAIKDASSSNNAMQLFSQMHRQSVPSDSFSILHILKSCTHFNNLTVIHHLHSHILKLGFISHVYVATSLLHEYVVTSFGFARKLFDELPERNAVTWNTMIKGYSKSGNVCEARDFFERMPLRNVASWSAMIAAYLNAGAYDPGLKLFREMISNEGLTPDQMTIGAVLSGCSHLGSVGLLMGKSAHGFIVKNEWELNEQIATILVDMYAKCGFLKYALMVFELMEERNVISWTALICGSAHRGYSEDALSLFEMMQATGVKPNEMTFTGVLTACVHTGLVDEGRKYFKMIDEEYDLEPRIQHYGCMVDLFGKAGFLEEAYEVIRTMRLEPNVIIWGSFLAACKEHKQFDMAERVIKQALRMVKPENDGGVFTLICDLYTMNEKWEGAERVRKLMLNQNVRKARGSSVIALPEPDRHSNCHHPRRICYA